Proteins from one Cryptomeria japonica chromosome 4, Sugi_1.0, whole genome shotgun sequence genomic window:
- the LOC131078623 gene encoding delta(12)-acyl-lipid-desaturase, producing the protein MGGGGRMTLPPNREKMERVPSAKPPFTVGQLKKAIPPHCFNRSMIKSFSYLAFDFVLSSLALYLTTFFTMGGLVGWAMWLGYWIVQGCVLTGVWVIAHECGHHAFSDYSWVDDAVGFVLHSLLLVPYFSWKYSHRRHHSNTGSLEQDEVFVPVPKEELKWTSNLVNNPLGRLVTITIVLTLGWPLYLAFNVSGRKYPRFACHYDPYGPIYNNRERLQIFASDFGVLGVAYSLYLLASSFGLLWVIKIYGIPLLIVNAFLVLITYLQHTHPALPHYDNTEWEWLRGALATVDRDYGILNHVFHHITDTHVAHHLFSTMPHYNAMEATKAIRPILGSYYHFDGTPVYKAVWREFRECVYVEADGPQQSGVFWYKNKMA; encoded by the coding sequence ATGGGTGGTGGAGGGAGAATGACCTTGCCACCAAACAGGGAGAAAATGGAGAGGGTTCCTTCTGCAAAGCCTCCATTTACCGTGGGTCAACTGAAAAAAGCAATTCCACCTCACTGCTTCAATAGGTCTATGATAAAATCGTTCTCATATCTGGCATTTGATTTTGTTCTCTCTTCTTTGGCCCTATATTTGACAACTTTCTTCACAATGGGTGGGTTGGTGGGGTGGGCAATGTGGCTTGGCTATTGGATAGTACAAGGTTGTGTTCTCACTGGTGTATGGGTTATAGCACATGAATGTGGGCACCATGCATTCAGTGACTACTCTTGGGTTGACGATGCAGTTGGGTTTGTACTGCATTCATTGCTTCTTGTGCCATACTTCTCTTGGAAATACAGTCACAGAAGGCACCATAGCAACACTGGAAGTCTAGAACAAGATGAGGTCTTTGTTCCTGTTCCAAAGGAGGAACTAAAATGGACATCCAATCTTGTAAATAATCCTTTGGGAAGGCTCGTCACAATAACAATTGTTCTGACTCTTGGGTGGCCTTTGTATCTTGCCTTTAATGTTTCAGGAAGAAAATATCCCCGTTTTGCCTGTCACTATGATCCATATGGTCCAATTTACAACAACAGAGAGAGACTACAGATATTTGCTAGCGACTTTGGTGTACTGGGTGTGGCTTATTCCCTGTATCTGTTGGCTTCATCATTTGGCTTGCTTTGGGTGATCAAGATTTATGGAATCCCACTTCTGATTGTTAATGCATTCCTTGTTCTTATCACATATCTGCAACACACACATCCAGCACTTCCTCATTATGACAACACGGAGTGGGAATGGCTGAGGGGTGCACTTGCAACAGTTGACAGGGATTACGGAATTTTGAATCATGTCTTCCACCACATAACAGACACACATGTTGCACACCATCTATTCTCCACAATGCCTCACTATAATGCCATGGAGGCCACCAAAGCTATTAGACCAATTTTGGGGTCCTACTACCATTTTGACGGCACACCTGTATATAAAGCCGTGTGGCGGGAATTTAGAGAATGTGTGTATGTAGAGGCTGACGGCCCTCAACAAAGTGGAGTTTTCTGGTACAAAAATAAAATGGCATAG